The genomic DNA TCAAATATGTCATATAAATAGTTCATCCGAATTGCATCAACCTTCTCTAGATATCGCTGCGCTAATGAATCACGCTGCGCCCAAGACCTGATGCTGGTTTCCGGCCCATGTGGCAAATCATTAGCTCTGTCTACGATGGCATCAAAACGCTCAACGGCTGTTTTAGATACTGCGTCAACCTGATTCATACTTCCAATAGTCCACACTTCCACCCAGTGAGTGAGCATACGTTCCAGATAGTCATCACGTCCTTTGAAATGATGATAAAAAGACCCTTTAGTCACGTTTAAATGTTTACATAGAGCATCAATCGTCAATTGCTGAATACTATGCCTAGCAAGCAATTCTAAGCCTGCATCAAGCAAATCAGCAGCACTGTGCCGGCTGTTTTTAACCGTTCCAACTTTTAATTCATCCATATCAGTCAACTCCACTTATTAAGCACCATACGGTATGGTATGTTTATTAATTATAAAGAATATAGTCAAGCGTAATTTTTGATTCACGATAAAACAAGAAACGCCTGCTGGATAAATCCGGCAGGCGTTTCTAAATAACTAAGCTAATTCGATTCGTTTATCGAAATCTCTTATTTTGCAACTCTAGGTACAACCACATGACAAGCATTGTTTGCACAAGGAGCTAGCTTAAGTTCAGCTTTACCAGCCTTGTTCATTTCAGCATGACACCCGCGACAACTGCGGTCACTATGCAAGGTGTGGAAAGCTCTAAAGTATGACTCCGTGTCACCTTTACTTTTCAACTCGTCGTGACAACCTTCATCAGCACAACTCTTCACAGGACTTTTACCATCCCAAGTGTGGTGACACTGCACACAGGAAACATCCTGATGGCTGAAGTGAGAGAATTTAACCTCAGAAAAACGAGTCTTATTAAGACCCTCAGGGCGATCAAACTCTAAAGTTACAGGAAAGCTTACAGTCAGGTCCGCACGGACTATGTCAGCTTTATCGGAAGAGATGTTAGCAATCTCTTCGCTTAAATTATTGGCGGTTGTAGCATAAACAATTACCATAACGGCAAAAACAACTGCTATCCCTACATACAAAAAATTAGTCTTCATTCTATTCCTCCTCAAGAAAGTTGTAACTTCCTACTCAAAATCAGGGATTATTTCAATAAAAATGAGGATAAGCACATACCACGCAAATGACTTTCCGTACAATCTTAGCAACTATATAAACATATAGAGAAAAATTTAACACATATTAATTAAAAGTTATAACAAATTTAATCAACACCTTTCAAATGCAACACTTTAATTCAACATCATTTTAACCATACAGCACACTAAAAATACATAATAACAACTGCTAAACCAGTAATTAAGCATTAGGAATTAATACATACTCGTCACAATAAAACAAATTCACCTTTAATTCTTAATTAAAAGATATAAATATTTTTCTAAAAGAATGCCAACCCCTTTTTTTGTCAATAATAGACAGCCTTAAAACCGACTAAACCACATAATAAAGACAAAATTGAAATTTAACAAAAAAAACCCTCCATGCGAAACATGAAGAGAATTCGTGATAATCTATATATTAACCGTTTATTCGCGAACACCAGCCATCAAGAGACCTATGTTATCGAGCTTTGCAATGTCAGTCACAGGAAATTCATCCATAATCTGCCCACAATACATTACAGCTACTCTATCTGCCAATTGAATGGCTTCGCTCAAATCTCCCGTTACAAGCAGTATTCCGGCCATTTTGCGGGCTTCCAGCAACTTGTTCCAGACTTCCTCTGTAGCGGAGATATCAAGACCCTGCGTAGGCTGCTCAGCAACGATAAGATGAGGCTGACGATAAAGCTCACGGGCCAGAACCATCTTCTGAAGATTACCGCCGGACAATTGCCATGCGAGGGCCTGAATTCTACCAGGGCGAACGTCGTACTCTTCAACAAGTTCTTGAGCTACTTTTGCTGCCTTATCACGCTGAAGAAAAGGTCCGAGGGTAAACCCCTGTCCGGTTGTCAAAAGCAGGTTGTCCACAAGGTCCAGATTTCTAGCTGTAGCAAGATCAAGCCTATCCTCGGGAATGTAGGACATGGAATTATTCCAAGTCATCTCCGCAAAGAATTTGCGCCACGGCTTATTCATAATAAAAATTGTATCTTTCGGAGGCTTGCGAAGCCCGCTAACTCCCTCAACAAGCTCTTGCTGACCGTTTCCCGCAACTCCGACAATAGCAACGACCTCGCCTTTACGGACATTCAAATTAATGCCACGCAAACCGATTCCGGTCATATTCTTAACTTCGAGAACCTTCTCGCCTATTTCCACTTCTTCTTTAGTCACTTCAAGGAGAACTTCTTTACCAACCATGCGACAAGCAAGATCGGCCTTCGAAGTAATTTTCTCACGCGAAACTTCATCGTCGATCTCGCCACGACGAAGAATAGCAACTTCATCAGCTATCGCCATTACTTCTTCGAGCTTATGGCTGATGAAAACAACTGACTTACCAAGCCTAGTCATTGCCCATAACGCTTCAAAAAGACGGAAAGCTTCGCGCGGGGTAAGAACGGCTGTAGGCTCATCAAAAATTAGAACGCGACTTTCTCTGTATAACAGCTTTAAAATTTCTACGCGCTGCTTCTCGCCCATAGAAAGATCAGATATACGAGCTGTAGGATCAATTTCGAGTTCGTAATCTTCGGCGAGTTTGCGAACTCTGTTATTCATCTCACGAGGATTAATGAAGAATGAGCCTTCTTGTCCAAGAAGAACATTCTCGGCTACCGTCATAGTCTCCACCAGCATGAAATGCTGATAAACCATCCCGATCCCGGCTTTAATGGCATCCTTCGAAGAAGTGAATTCTTTGCGCACTCCATCGACTTCTATATACCCTTCATCCGGCTTGAAACGTCCGGCTAGCATATTCATCAATGTGCTTTTACCTGCTCCGTTTTCACCAAGCAAAGCTTTAATGCGACCGGGGTACAGATCAAGTGAAATATCGTTATTCGCAACAACTTTGCCAAATCGCTTGGTTATACCTTTTAAAGATATGAGCGGAGCGGCATCAGCGAATCCTGTAGCTTTTTGTGAGTCAGGGCGGGTTAGATCTTGCGGTCCTTTCATAGTGTCCACCTATCCTTCCGGCTCGATATTAATTCCGAGGTGTGCAGGAGCATTCCCCCCGCGTCCTCTGACAGCAGAGAAAATAAGCACGAGAATCGTAAGTGCATAAGGTAGCATCAGCAAAAGTGAAGAAGGAATATGGGTGCCTATAGCTTGAAGTCTAAGTTGGAAGGCCATAACCCCACCGAAAAGGTATGCACCGAACACAGCTCTTCCGGGCCGCCAGAAAGCAAAGATAACCAAAGCAACCGCTATCCAGCCTCTACCGCCTGCAAGGCCGTTTGCCCAAAGGTGAGTATATGCAAGGGAAAGATATGCACCGCCAAGACCGATAAGAAAACCACCGCCAAGCAGTGCCATCCAGCGCAATCTTATAGATTTAAGCCCTGCCGCAGCAGCTGCGCCCGGCTTTTCACCTACAGCAGTAATAGCAATACCCAGACTGGTTCGGTTCATAAAGATCATGAAAATAAACGGAATGAAATAGCAAAAATATACTAGGGCATCCTGCTTAAAAAAGATTTTCCCAATATACGGGATAGACGAAAGAACCGGAATGGCGAATTTAGAAAAACCTGGTGCAGCTAAGCCAATAAACGGAGTCCCTAAAAAGTTGCAAAGCCCCACTCCGAGTATGGTTAGCGCAAGACCAGAGACAACCTGATTGCCAAGACATGTGATACAGACAAAGCCGTGAAGCATTGCCATCATGGTTCCTGCCAAGCCGCCACAAATAAATGCAAGCCAAGGATTTCCCGTTGTGTATGCCACAGCGAATGCAACAAAAGCCGCCATACTCATCATGCCCTCTACCCCTAGATTAAGCACTCCGCCCTTTTCGGTGAGAATCTCACCAAGCGTAGCGTACAAAATTGGAGTACCGGACTGCACAGTAGCGGCCAGCAGAGGAACTATAAAACTTTCCAGCATTTATATCACCCGATTAAACGTCAGATTAAGCATACGCTAAATCTTCTATTTCTTTCGTGTTATCTTATAAGTTACCAGCATTTGCCCGGCAAGAACGGACATAAGAATAAGCCCTTCCATAATCGACCCGAACGCAGCAGGAATTTGAAGCTCAAGCTGCATATTTTCTACTCCGATACGTAGTGCAGCAAGCAAATATGCAGAGATCGCTATATATAAAGGATGCAGCCTTGCAAGCCAGGCAACAACAATCGCGGTATAACCGTAACCAACCATAATACTTGGCTGTAGCCTGTTCACGACTGCGGATGTTTCGATACACCCAGCCCATCCAGCAAGTGCGCCGGAAATTGCCATAACAAGAATAGTAAGTTTTCCGTACGGCAAGCGGGAATATATAGCAACGCGCTGGCCTTCGCCCGCAACTTTTATATCAAAACCAAGACGGGTAAAGCGCATAAACGCCCACATACCGAGTCCCGCTCCGATACAAACGACAAAACCCCAGTGCAACCGACTATCGCCGATCTGCCCGATAACAGCTCCGCCTGTAAACTCCGGCGTAACCGGAAAGCCGTAACTTTTAGAATCTTTCCATACTCCGAAAACCAAATATTCCAGTAGCAGTATGGCTATATAGTTGAGCATCAATGTTGAAATGATTTCATTAACCTTTAACTTAAGCCGCAAGATGGCTGGGATATAAGCCCAGAATCCACCACAAACCGCGGCCGATAAGAACATTAAAGGCATAAGCAGATATCCGGGAAGGTCGGGAAAACTGAGAGCCGCCCAAGTCGCACCGATGGCACCTAAAGCAAACTGCCCTTCCGCTCCGATATTCCAGACCTGCATCCTGAAAGCAGTCGCAACACCAAGTGCACAAAGAAAAATAGGGATAGATTTTAAAATGGCATCTTCCAAAGCCCATGACGTACCAAAAGCTCCCTGCCAGAGAACAAAAAGTCCTTCCACAGCTGATTTGCCCTGCAATTCAAGCAGGAGAGCGCTTAAACCTAAAGAAAGAACCAGAGCGCCCACGACAATAATCGGGGCGCCCCAGCTCCAGGGTTCATCGCGCTTTTGTAATCGATAACCCAACATAAATTATAATTACTCAGTATTTCCAACGACGCCTTCGACAAACCATGACATGCCGAGAAGCTTACCGTCTTCCATTGTCTGTCCGGCAGGAACTACAACTTTACCCGCCTGATCTTTAATAGGACCAACGAAGATAGCGTTGTTACCTGCTTTGATTTCTTTTTTAGCAGCAAGAACTTTGTCCTGCACTTCTTTAGGAACCATAGAGCTGAAAGGAGAGATATCTACAACGCCCTGATCCATGCCCCACCAGAGAGACTCGTTACCCTGCCAAACACCGTCACGAACCTGCTCAACAACATTTGTGAAGAGAGGAGCCCAGTTCCATACAGCGGAGGTAAGGTGAGATTTAGGAGCAAGCTTGGACATATCAGAGTTGTAACCTATGGAGTATTTACCACGTTCCTGAGCTGCTTCCTGAGGACCAGGAGAATCCTGATGCTGAGCAATAACATCAGCGCCCATATCAAGAAGGCTGATAGCTGCGTCTTTTTCAAGACCTGGATTATACCAAGTTTTGGTCCATACAACGCGAACGGTAGCCTTAGGGTTAACAGCCTGTGCACCGAGAGCAAAAGCGTTGATTCCGCGAATTACTTCAGGAATCGGGAAAGCAGCAACATAACCGATGACGTTATCTTTAGTCATCATACCGGCAACCATACCTGTAAGGTAGCGAGCCTGATACATACGACCGAAATAGTTGCTCATGTTAGGAGTGGTTTTGAAACCGGAACAATGCATGAATGCAACATTAGGGAATTCCTTGGAAACTTTGACCATAGGGTCCATGTAACCAAAGCTTGTTCCAAAAATTACATCGTACCCTTTACGTGCGAAGTTAAGAACTACGCGCTCGGAATCAGTTCCTTCAGCAACGGATTCAACGAAAGAAGTTTCAACATATGGAAGTTTATCAATAGCAATACGACCCTGATCCTGAGCGTATGAATATCCAGCATCAGCAACAGGTGAAACATAAACAAATCCAACTTTAAGTTTATCTTTTTTCTCAACGTCAGAACAAGCAGTCACCATTATTACGAACATTGCCGCTACGATGACCAGGATCATTAACTTACGCATTATCTACTCCTTAAGAATAAAAAATAAACCGTTCATTTAACAACAAAAAAACACCTTGCAAACAAAAAAGAAAATGCGGAACTACCTTCCGGGAGATAAACTTCCGAAAGTTAGTCGACACCAAAAACCCCACGTAAACCTGAAATATAATTAAGATTTATAAAATCTTAGCAACAATTTAGTCGTCCTGAGAAACTTTCACAATAGGTTTAGCAAATTGTGTTTCGCTATCCCAGGGAAATAAAATCCAAGTATCCTGACTCACTTCAGTGATGAAAGTATCTACCAAAGATCTGCCTTCCGGCTTAGCATAAACAGTAGCAAAATGGGCTTTAGGCACCATTTCTCTAACTAATTTAGCTGTCTTACCCGTGTCGACAAGGTCATCTACGAGAAGCCAGCCTTCGCCATCACCTTCAAAACCTTTAAGCACAGTAGATTTCTTTTCTCGCACTTTCCAGTCATATGTTGAAACACAAACTGTGTCGATAAGCCTTATATCAAGTTCGCGCGCTAGGATAGCAGCAGGAACAAGTCCCCCGCGGGTGATTGCCAGAATCCCTTTAAAAGGACCAAGTTCAAGCAAACGCCATGATAAGGCTCTGGAATCTCTATGTAATTGATCCCATGAAATAGGAAACATTTTTTTATAATTGTCTGCCATTGCAGTTTGTCCTTTGATTTCACTATAAAAACGTACAGTCACTTAGCCATAATCAATCGTTTTGCTGATTTTACAGTCAGCCACGCGATTTTTCCTAGCCCATGGAAAGTATCAGGGCAACATAAAAAATATCACATTATACAAATCATACATAATATTTTTAATTTTACATAATCGAACAGCAAGGATAATAAGACTTCGTAAACAGATGAAACTTCTTTTCCAACAAGTTATATCAAGGTAAAGCCAGCCAATGAAAAACAACGAATCCATAGGTATCCACCGCGTAATAATTCTACCAATACTTTTTTTGTTAGCTATTTCTGCATTTTTTCTATTTCACACGACAGTTGTTGAGCAACAACGGCTTAAAACTGTGAAACAATATTTGGAAGATATTCGTTCTGATGCTTACAGGATCGCAGAAAAAGAGACATCATCGCAAAAATCTTATGAGACTGGACGGCTGACTTCTCTGATTGAAAAGTTAAAAAACATTAAAGAGGACAGCCCTTTTTACAAAACTATCAATTCAAAAAAGTTGAATCTCGTTGATTCGGCAGACTCGTTCTTAAAAGCATCTGCACAGTTAGGCTCAACTCCGCCAAATCAATCTTTGTCCGCCTTAACGCATAATTTGGACAAAGCAATTAGCGGAGCACTGGTCAGCCTAAATGATGAACCTAGAGCTTCTATTCGCAGTAAGGTAAAAATAGAATACAGCCTGATAATTTTGATTTGTATCTTCGTGCTCATCCAATATTTTGTGGTTCAATCATATATGAAGGGAAGATTGGAAGAACAGAGTCAGGAACATGAAGAATCGAATGCTCTTATCAAAAAGCTCACTGAAAGAGACTCTCTTACAAATCTACCCGGTAGGAAAAAATTCTATACAGAGGCGGACCGTGAAATTGCTTCAGCCACAAGATACAGTTCGGACCTAACCCTGATTAAAATGGACATTCACGGTTTCAAAGAAATAAACCAGAAACATGGCCAAAAAGCAGGTGATAAAGTTCTCTCCAGATTTGCACGTCTTGTACGGAAAAATCTTAGAAGGCCTGACAGTTTCTTTCGTGTTGGCGGTGATAAATTTGTAATTCTCGCCCCCCATACTACCATCGAAAATGCTGAGCACTTGACTGTAAAAATTAACAAGCTATTAAAAATGGATAAATTAGCTAGCGCAATTCACCTTGAAATTAATACAGGTATTGCTTCTTGCGAAAAGAGCGACACGTCTGAAACTCTTATGAA from Maridesulfovibrio frigidus DSM 17176 includes the following:
- a CDS encoding TetR/AcrR family transcriptional regulator produces the protein MDELKVGTVKNSRHSAADLLDAGLELLARHSIQQLTIDALCKHLNVTKGSFYHHFKGRDDYLERMLTHWVEVWTIGSMNQVDAVSKTAVERFDAIVDRANDLPHGPETSIRSWAQRDSLAQRYLEKVDAIRMNYLYDIFEDVSGDSARAYLLSRISYSLFVGTRMIAPAILGDDRDALIKLMKEELYGM
- a CDS encoding cytochrome c3 family protein → MKTNFLYVGIAVVFAVMVIVYATTANNLSEEIANISSDKADIVRADLTVSFPVTLEFDRPEGLNKTRFSEVKFSHFSHQDVSCVQCHHTWDGKSPVKSCADEGCHDELKSKGDTESYFRAFHTLHSDRSCRGCHAEMNKAGKAELKLAPCANNACHVVVPRVAK
- a CDS encoding ABC transporter ATP-binding protein; its protein translation is MKGPQDLTRPDSQKATGFADAAPLISLKGITKRFGKVVANNDISLDLYPGRIKALLGENGAGKSTLMNMLAGRFKPDEGYIEVDGVRKEFTSSKDAIKAGIGMVYQHFMLVETMTVAENVLLGQEGSFFINPREMNNRVRKLAEDYELEIDPTARISDLSMGEKQRVEILKLLYRESRVLIFDEPTAVLTPREAFRLFEALWAMTRLGKSVVFISHKLEEVMAIADEVAILRRGEIDDEVSREKITSKADLACRMVGKEVLLEVTKEEVEIGEKVLEVKNMTGIGLRGINLNVRKGEVVAIVGVAGNGQQELVEGVSGLRKPPKDTIFIMNKPWRKFFAEMTWNNSMSYIPEDRLDLATARNLDLVDNLLLTTGQGFTLGPFLQRDKAAKVAQELVEEYDVRPGRIQALAWQLSGGNLQKMVLARELYRQPHLIVAEQPTQGLDISATEEVWNKLLEARKMAGILLVTGDLSEAIQLADRVAVMYCGQIMDEFPVTDIAKLDNIGLLMAGVRE
- a CDS encoding ABC transporter permease; this encodes MLESFIVPLLAATVQSGTPILYATLGEILTEKGGVLNLGVEGMMSMAAFVAFAVAYTTGNPWLAFICGGLAGTMMAMLHGFVCITCLGNQVVSGLALTILGVGLCNFLGTPFIGLAAPGFSKFAIPVLSSIPYIGKIFFKQDALVYFCYFIPFIFMIFMNRTSLGIAITAVGEKPGAAAAAGLKSIRLRWMALLGGGFLIGLGGAYLSLAYTHLWANGLAGGRGWIAVALVIFAFWRPGRAVFGAYLFGGVMAFQLRLQAIGTHIPSSLLLMLPYALTILVLIFSAVRGRGGNAPAHLGINIEPEG
- a CDS encoding ABC transporter permease, producing the protein MLGYRLQKRDEPWSWGAPIIVVGALVLSLGLSALLLELQGKSAVEGLFVLWQGAFGTSWALEDAILKSIPIFLCALGVATAFRMQVWNIGAEGQFALGAIGATWAALSFPDLPGYLLMPLMFLSAAVCGGFWAYIPAILRLKLKVNEIISTLMLNYIAILLLEYLVFGVWKDSKSYGFPVTPEFTGGAVIGQIGDSRLHWGFVVCIGAGLGMWAFMRFTRLGFDIKVAGEGQRVAIYSRLPYGKLTILVMAISGALAGWAGCIETSAVVNRLQPSIMVGYGYTAIVVAWLARLHPLYIAISAYLLAALRIGVENMQLELQIPAAFGSIMEGLILMSVLAGQMLVTYKITRKK
- a CDS encoding BMP family ABC transporter substrate-binding protein — encoded protein: MRKLMILVIVAAMFVIMVTACSDVEKKDKLKVGFVYVSPVADAGYSYAQDQGRIAIDKLPYVETSFVESVAEGTDSERVVLNFARKGYDVIFGTSFGYMDPMVKVSKEFPNVAFMHCSGFKTTPNMSNYFGRMYQARYLTGMVAGMMTKDNVIGYVAAFPIPEVIRGINAFALGAQAVNPKATVRVVWTKTWYNPGLEKDAAISLLDMGADVIAQHQDSPGPQEAAQERGKYSIGYNSDMSKLAPKSHLTSAVWNWAPLFTNVVEQVRDGVWQGNESLWWGMDQGVVDISPFSSMVPKEVQDKVLAAKKEIKAGNNAIFVGPIKDQAGKVVVPAGQTMEDGKLLGMSWFVEGVVGNTE
- the gpt gene encoding xanthine phosphoribosyltransferase, which encodes MADNYKKMFPISWDQLHRDSRALSWRLLELGPFKGILAITRGGLVPAAILARELDIRLIDTVCVSTYDWKVREKKSTVLKGFEGDGEGWLLVDDLVDTGKTAKLVREMVPKAHFATVYAKPEGRSLVDTFITEVSQDTWILFPWDSETQFAKPIVKVSQDD
- a CDS encoding GGDEF domain-containing protein, producing MKNNESIGIHRVIILPILFLLAISAFFLFHTTVVEQQRLKTVKQYLEDIRSDAYRIAEKETSSQKSYETGRLTSLIEKLKNIKEDSPFYKTINSKKLNLVDSADSFLKASAQLGSTPPNQSLSALTHNLDKAISGALVSLNDEPRASIRSKVKIEYSLIILICIFVLIQYFVVQSYMKGRLEEQSQEHEESNALIKKLTERDSLTNLPGRKKFYTEADREIASATRYSSDLTLIKMDIHGFKEINQKHGQKAGDKVLSRFARLVRKNLRRPDSFFRVGGDKFVILAPHTTIENAEHLTVKINKLLKMDKLASAIHLEINTGIASCEKSDTSETLMKKVATALKSSKIRGAGSVAIYGQSEE